From a single Pseudoalteromonas nigrifaciens genomic region:
- the ccoN gene encoding cytochrome-c oxidase, cbb3-type subunit I, translating into MSQTVASHTEYNYKVVRQFAIMTVIWGIVGMSIGVLIAAQLAWPALNFDTPWLTYSRLRPLHTNAVIFAFGTSALFATSYYVVQRTCQTRLLSDKLAAFTFWGWQLVIVLAVITLPLGITSSKEYAELEWPIDILIAVVWVTYAVVFMGTIAKRKVSHIYVANWFYAGFIITVAVLHIVNSMAVPVSLTKSYSIYAGAVDAMVQWWYGHNAVGFLLTAGFLGMMYYFVPKQAGRPVYSYRLSVVHFWALISLYIWAGPHHLHYTALPDWTQSLGMVMSIILFVPSWGGMINGIMTLSGAWHKLRTDPVLRFLVVSLSFYGMSTFEGPMMAIKSVNALSHYTDWTVGHVHSGALGWVAMISIGAIYHLIPALFSQGRMYSVKLINTHFWLHTVGVVLYIVAMWISGVMQGLMWRAVNSDGTLMYSFVQSLEASHPFYVIRFIGGVFIVVGMLVMAYNVYRTVAAKNDSLQLDEQAQLA; encoded by the coding sequence ATGAGCCAGACAGTAGCATCACACACTGAGTACAACTATAAAGTTGTACGCCAATTCGCTATTATGACAGTGATTTGGGGCATCGTTGGCATGAGTATTGGGGTTCTGATTGCTGCCCAACTAGCTTGGCCAGCACTTAACTTTGATACACCATGGTTAACATACTCTCGACTTCGTCCGTTACACACGAACGCAGTTATTTTCGCATTTGGTACAAGTGCACTTTTTGCGACGTCTTATTACGTCGTTCAACGTACCTGTCAAACGCGCCTTCTTTCAGATAAATTAGCAGCCTTTACATTTTGGGGTTGGCAGCTTGTTATTGTGCTTGCTGTTATTACACTACCTTTGGGTATTACAAGTTCTAAAGAATATGCAGAACTTGAGTGGCCAATTGATATTTTAATAGCCGTTGTATGGGTAACTTATGCGGTAGTATTTATGGGCACAATCGCAAAGCGTAAAGTGTCTCATATATATGTAGCTAACTGGTTCTATGCTGGCTTTATCATTACGGTTGCTGTACTTCATATTGTAAACAGTATGGCTGTACCTGTGTCGTTAACTAAATCGTATTCCATTTATGCTGGTGCAGTTGATGCAATGGTACAGTGGTGGTACGGACACAATGCCGTTGGCTTTTTATTAACAGCTGGCTTTTTAGGTATGATGTATTACTTTGTACCAAAACAAGCAGGCCGTCCTGTTTACTCTTACCGCTTATCAGTGGTTCACTTTTGGGCGCTTATTTCGCTTTATATTTGGGCAGGCCCTCATCACCTTCACTACACTGCGCTTCCTGATTGGACGCAAAGTTTAGGTATGGTTATGTCTATTATCCTATTCGTTCCATCTTGGGGTGGCATGATTAACGGTATTATGACGTTGTCTGGTGCATGGCATAAGCTTCGTACTGACCCTGTTTTACGTTTCTTAGTTGTTTCATTATCTTTTTACGGTATGTCTACGTTTGAAGGCCCAATGATGGCAATTAAATCTGTAAACGCGCTTTCTCATTACACCGACTGGACTGTAGGACACGTTCACTCAGGTGCATTAGGTTGGGTTGCAATGATATCTATCGGCGCTATTTACCACTTAATCCCTGCGCTATTCTCGCAAGGTCGTATGTACAGCGTTAAATTAATTAACACACATTTTTGGTTACACACTGTTGGTGTTGTTTTATACATAGTAGCAATGTGGATCTCAGGTGTAATGCAAGGTCTAATGTGGCGTGCAGTTAACTCTGATGGCACATTAATGTATAGCTTTGTACAGTCTTTAGAGGCGTCTCATCCTTTCTATGTTATACGCTTTATTGGTGGTGTGTTCATCGTAGTAGGTATGCTAGTTATGGCTTATAACGTTTATCGTACAGTGGCAGCGAAGAACGATTCGCTGCAATTAGACGAACAAGCACAATTAGCATAA
- the ccoO gene encoding cytochrome-c oxidase, cbb3-type subunit II, which produces MSNKNSQNKHEIVEKNIGLMAILTVFAISFGALVEITPLMFQDDTTKPVDGLRPLTALEMEGRDLYVREGCSNCHSQMIRPFRDEVERYGHYSVAGESVWDHPFLWGSKRTGPDLARVGKRYSDDWHYAHLVDPRAVVPESNMPGFPWLAENTLDTSLTLNKLKIFRDTFGIDSRTDRYDGLGYGSDEELIADVAKVDAMNDGKGATEMQALIAYLQQLGTHLK; this is translated from the coding sequence ATGAGCAATAAAAATTCACAAAACAAACACGAAATAGTCGAAAAAAACATTGGCCTTATGGCTATCTTGACCGTTTTCGCAATTAGCTTTGGTGCATTAGTTGAAATTACTCCGCTAATGTTTCAAGACGATACAACTAAACCAGTTGACGGACTACGTCCGTTAACGGCACTTGAAATGGAAGGCCGAGATCTATATGTACGTGAGGGTTGTTCTAACTGTCACTCACAAATGATCCGCCCTTTTCGTGACGAAGTTGAGCGTTATGGCCACTATTCGGTTGCTGGTGAATCTGTTTGGGATCACCCTTTCCTTTGGGGTTCTAAACGTACTGGTCCTGACTTAGCTCGTGTAGGCAAACGTTATTCGGATGACTGGCATTATGCTCACTTAGTTGACCCACGTGCTGTGGTTCCTGAGTCGAACATGCCAGGCTTTCCTTGGTTAGCAGAGAATACGCTTGATACAAGCTTGACTTTGAATAAACTTAAAATTTTCCGTGACACATTTGGAATCGATAGCCGTACCGACCGTTACGATGGTTTAGGTTACGGTAGTGATGAAGAATTAATCGCCGATGTTGCCAAAGTTGATGCAATGAATGACGGTAAAGGTGCAACAGAAATGCAAGCCCTTATCGCTTATTTGCAACAACTTGGCACCCACTTGAAGTAA
- a CDS encoding cbb3-type cytochrome oxidase subunit 3 yields MDYGTYRGILTLVILVLFIVIVAWAYSKRSKTRFKDAANVIFEDEIKHNNTLSNEEKGSEK; encoded by the coding sequence ATGGATTATGGGACATACAGAGGCATTTTAACTCTGGTAATTTTAGTACTATTTATTGTGATTGTTGCTTGGGCATATAGCAAGCGTAGTAAAACACGTTTTAAAGACGCTGCTAATGTTATTTTCGAAGATGAAATAAAACACAACAATACGCTCTCTAACGAGGAAAAGGGGTCTGAGAAATGA
- a CDS encoding c-type cytochrome — protein MTSFWSIWVIVLTLSCLFILFGLLVWNLKNYTGVPEGESCGHEYDGIEELNNPLPKWWTYMFFATFIWSVYYLAAYPGLGNWEGLGKWTSSNQGITSLAESKEAVKLAKEEGRFVKLDKEYEVADARFGPIFNELAQIPVVKLVESKFEGDAAQRVALENGEKHAETQGQLAIEIGQRLFAQNCSQCHGSDARGGTGFPNLTDNDWLYGGTPDKIKETLLYGRIAAMPPWGAALGEQGVKEMTAHVLSLSGRTVNQKDAAAGEAKWAMCAACHGADGKGSVAHNLPFGAPNLTDNVWLYGGSQRAVEETLNHGRAGVMPAWKDILGEDKIHLLTAYVYSLSQAK, from the coding sequence ATGACTAGCTTTTGGAGTATTTGGGTTATTGTATTAACCCTATCATGTTTGTTCATTTTATTTGGTTTACTCGTGTGGAATTTAAAAAACTACACTGGTGTACCTGAAGGTGAAAGCTGCGGACATGAATATGATGGAATTGAAGAGCTAAATAACCCACTACCAAAGTGGTGGACTTACATGTTCTTTGCAACATTTATTTGGTCTGTTTATTACTTAGCAGCTTACCCAGGTTTAGGTAACTGGGAAGGATTAGGTAAGTGGACTAGTTCTAACCAAGGTATTACTTCTTTGGCTGAGTCTAAAGAAGCAGTAAAACTTGCTAAAGAAGAAGGTCGCTTTGTAAAACTTGATAAAGAGTACGAAGTTGCAGATGCACGTTTTGGTCCTATTTTTAATGAACTGGCACAAATACCTGTAGTAAAATTGGTTGAATCTAAATTTGAAGGTGACGCAGCACAGCGAGTTGCACTTGAAAATGGTGAAAAACATGCCGAAACACAAGGTCAGCTAGCAATTGAAATTGGCCAACGTCTTTTTGCACAAAACTGTTCTCAGTGTCATGGTTCTGACGCACGTGGTGGTACTGGCTTTCCTAACCTAACTGATAATGATTGGTTATATGGCGGCACACCCGATAAAATTAAAGAAACATTACTTTACGGGCGTATAGCAGCAATGCCACCTTGGGGTGCTGCATTAGGTGAGCAAGGCGTTAAAGAAATGACCGCTCATGTACTTAGCCTTTCAGGTCGTACTGTAAACCAAAAAGACGCTGCTGCCGGCGAAGCTAAGTGGGCTATGTGTGCTGCATGTCATGGTGCTGACGGTAAAGGCTCTGTTGCACACAACTTACCCTTTGGTGCACCTAACCTAACCGACAACGTTTGGTTATATGGTGGTTCTCAACGTGCTGTTGAAGAAACGCTTAACCATGGTCGTGCCGGTGTAATGCCAGCGTGGAAAGATATTTTAGGTGAAGATAAAATACACCTACTAACGGCTTACGTTTACAGCTTATCTCAAGCTAAATAG
- a CDS encoding FixH family protein, which produces MQPTPWYKNFWPWFLIFFPSAAIIGCISLFFTAIGNGPDMVVDDYYKKGKAINLELTKFDKAKALYLHGELNVTSERVGFKFTKGDTSNIHALKLSFYHRTIKAHDFEATLTPNANQEFTALLDGFTDGAYSVFIEPIDGSWKLKENITLPTTLAVLVTPNYK; this is translated from the coding sequence ATGCAACCTACTCCGTGGTATAAAAATTTTTGGCCTTGGTTTTTAATCTTTTTTCCCTCTGCTGCAATTATTGGCTGCATTAGCTTATTCTTTACCGCCATAGGCAATGGCCCTGATATGGTGGTAGATGACTACTATAAAAAAGGCAAAGCAATTAACTTAGAGCTTACTAAGTTTGATAAGGCAAAAGCTTTATACTTACATGGCGAGCTGAATGTTACCAGTGAGCGCGTTGGTTTTAAATTTACCAAAGGCGATACGAGCAACATACATGCATTAAAACTGTCGTTTTATCATCGTACAATTAAAGCGCATGACTTTGAAGCCACGCTAACGCCTAATGCTAATCAAGAATTTACCGCATTACTTGACGGGTTTACCGACGGTGCTTATTCGGTATTTATTGAGCCTATTGATGGTAGCTGGAAGCTAAAAGAAAACATTACCTTACCAACCACCCTTGCTGTTTTAGTTACGCCTAATTATAAGTAG
- a CDS encoding heavy metal translocating P-type ATPase encodes MSINCFHCLESVPNGFSAHVVIDNKSQPMCCIGCQAVAQNIIDQGMTDYYKYRTVQAGKVEQLVPEQLAFIKSYDNEDIQDEFITTNDNFSEVLLSVEGITCAACAWLIEKQLLSLKTVKRVDVNTSTNRAMVQWDKTATPLSEIITSLAKIGYKAYPFQSDLEAQQKQQTAKAYIRRLGVAGLMTMQVMMFAFAMYFGMFSGMDSNFEQYFRWISLVLASPVILYSALPFLSNAINGLKAKQLNMDLPVSLAIFGAYGASSYATIMNVGEVYFESVCMFTFLLLLGKYLEFRARLKASEFTANLQKLLPLTARTLDANGQEHIIAAKKLKLNDIILIKAGETIPADGILIKGKTSVDESMMTGEHLPVNKFINHSVYAGTVNHDGIIEIKINKIGQSTLLNQIIRLQHNALTKRPKLVEITDKVAQWFVAVLLIFASVTAFGWYQIAPEQAFWITISVLVATCPCALSLAIPTALTCSVANLTRKGILIKQAHVLETLSKITLFAFDKTGTLTQGRFSLDAVDILSEEYTKNQVLEIAAQLESYSEHPIARAFSQYKVPGHKLNDIQLHPGKGISAQYNDTHYAIGKSGWFNSKKTNAQATLYINQQPIARFYFVDKIKDDASTLINALHTHKLTCHMLTGDASDAGQRIAKKLKLHSVQSGCSPKDKQTAVEQWSTQGEVVAMVGDGVNDSPVFASAHLSIAMETGADISKNSADVVLLNSDLASIEHLLIVAKKTRRIIKQNLTLSLLYNGSILPLAAMGLVAPWMAVIGMSTSSIIVICNSLRLLKL; translated from the coding sequence ATGTCTATAAATTGCTTTCATTGCCTTGAAAGTGTACCTAACGGGTTTAGCGCACACGTAGTAATTGATAATAAATCTCAGCCAATGTGTTGCATTGGCTGCCAAGCCGTTGCGCAAAACATTATTGATCAAGGTATGACCGACTATTATAAATATCGTACCGTTCAAGCTGGTAAAGTAGAGCAGTTAGTACCAGAGCAACTCGCCTTTATTAAAAGCTACGACAATGAAGATATTCAAGACGAATTTATAACGACCAATGACAACTTCTCAGAAGTATTGCTCAGCGTAGAAGGTATAACCTGCGCAGCTTGTGCATGGCTTATAGAAAAGCAATTACTCAGTTTAAAAACAGTAAAGCGTGTTGATGTTAATACCTCAACTAACCGCGCTATGGTGCAATGGGATAAAACCGCCACCCCATTGAGCGAAATTATTACTAGCCTTGCTAAAATTGGCTATAAAGCCTATCCGTTTCAGTCCGACTTAGAAGCACAGCAAAAACAGCAAACCGCAAAAGCCTATATTCGCCGCTTAGGTGTAGCCGGTTTAATGACCATGCAAGTGATGATGTTTGCCTTTGCTATGTACTTTGGCATGTTCTCCGGTATGGACAGTAATTTTGAGCAGTATTTTAGGTGGATCAGCCTCGTTTTAGCTTCTCCGGTTATTTTATATAGCGCACTGCCCTTTTTAAGTAATGCCATTAATGGTTTAAAAGCAAAACAGCTTAATATGGACTTACCCGTCTCGCTGGCTATTTTTGGTGCTTACGGCGCAAGTTCTTACGCCACAATTATGAATGTTGGCGAGGTGTACTTTGAATCGGTATGTATGTTCACCTTTTTATTATTATTAGGTAAATATCTAGAATTTAGAGCACGATTAAAAGCCAGTGAATTTACAGCTAACTTACAAAAGTTATTGCCACTAACCGCCCGTACTCTCGATGCAAATGGCCAAGAACATATTATTGCCGCTAAAAAGCTTAAATTAAACGATATTATTCTAATTAAAGCCGGCGAAACCATTCCTGCCGATGGAATTTTAATTAAAGGTAAAACCAGCGTTGATGAATCAATGATGACCGGAGAGCACCTGCCGGTTAATAAGTTTATTAATCACAGTGTTTACGCCGGCACAGTCAATCATGACGGCATTATTGAAATAAAAATCAATAAAATAGGCCAAAGCACGCTGCTAAATCAAATAATTCGTCTACAACACAATGCACTTACCAAACGCCCTAAACTAGTAGAAATTACAGATAAAGTTGCTCAGTGGTTTGTGGCTGTGTTACTTATATTTGCATCGGTAACCGCATTTGGCTGGTATCAAATTGCCCCTGAGCAAGCATTTTGGATCACTATTTCTGTACTCGTGGCTACGTGTCCTTGCGCGCTAAGCTTAGCTATTCCAACCGCATTAACCTGTTCGGTAGCCAACCTTACTCGTAAAGGTATTTTAATAAAACAAGCGCATGTGCTCGAAACTCTATCTAAAATCACTTTATTCGCATTTGATAAAACCGGCACGCTAACCCAAGGACGCTTTAGCTTAGATGCGGTCGATATACTCAGCGAAGAGTACACTAAAAATCAAGTGCTTGAGATTGCAGCCCAACTAGAGAGCTATTCAGAGCACCCAATTGCCCGTGCGTTTAGCCAATATAAAGTACCAGGGCATAAACTTAACGACATTCAATTACATCCAGGCAAAGGGATCAGCGCACAGTACAACGACACTCATTATGCTATTGGTAAAAGTGGCTGGTTTAATAGCAAAAAAACTAACGCGCAAGCAACTTTGTATATTAATCAGCAACCTATTGCCCGTTTTTACTTTGTCGATAAAATAAAAGATGATGCGAGTACGTTAATTAACGCTCTACACACACATAAGTTAACGTGTCATATGCTTACTGGCGATGCGTCTGATGCGGGGCAACGTATCGCTAAAAAACTTAAATTACACAGCGTGCAATCGGGCTGTAGCCCTAAAGACAAACAAACAGCGGTTGAGCAATGGTCAACACAAGGTGAAGTGGTTGCCATGGTAGGTGATGGGGTAAACGACAGCCCAGTATTTGCCAGCGCGCACTTATCAATCGCCATGGAAACTGGGGCCGATATTTCAAAAAATAGCGCCGATGTGGTTTTGCTCAATAGCGATTTAGCCTCAATCGAGCACCTATTAATAGTTGCCAAAAAAACTAGGCGTATTATTAAACAAAACTTAACTTTGTCTTTATTGTATAATGGCTCAATATTACCGTTAGCTGCAATGGGGCTGGTAGCGCCTTGGATGGCTGTTATTGGTATGTCGACCAGCTCAATTATTGTGATATGCAACTCATTAAGGCTGTTAAAGTTATGA
- the ccoS gene encoding cbb3-type cytochrome oxidase assembly protein CcoS: protein MSIVYILVPIAILFVLIAIGVFFWAVKGEQFSDLNKQGHSILFEDDKEQHNKSND from the coding sequence ATGAGCATAGTTTACATTTTAGTTCCTATCGCTATTTTATTTGTACTAATAGCTATAGGAGTATTTTTTTGGGCAGTAAAAGGCGAGCAATTTTCTGATTTAAATAAACAAGGCCATAGTATCTTGTTTGAAGATGACAAAGAGCAGCATAACAAAAGTAATGATTGA
- a CDS encoding sulfite exporter TauE/SafE family protein — protein sequence MIDPIFVSAFFMGLIGSGHCIAMCGGIASSLQLASNKRQTLIYSFAYNIGRALSYMLAGALVAGISSKFATQNSVFALSLSFIAGIFMLLVGVYIMRLAATLQWLEKVGKTLVWQHLVKFNKYLMPINSPFKALGYGALWGWLPCGLVYSALTWAMTSANALDGALVMLCFALGTFPAMITIGVSAKKLSTLFNHPWTRIILGSVIIWYGIYLLIIATDKLVH from the coding sequence ATGATTGACCCTATTTTTGTCAGTGCTTTTTTTATGGGCCTAATTGGCAGCGGCCATTGCATTGCAATGTGTGGTGGCATAGCCAGCTCATTGCAATTAGCCAGTAATAAACGCCAAACTCTCATTTACTCTTTTGCTTATAATATAGGCCGAGCGCTAAGTTACATGCTTGCAGGCGCATTAGTGGCAGGCATTAGCAGTAAATTTGCCACGCAAAACTCTGTTTTTGCATTATCACTGTCTTTTATAGCAGGCATTTTTATGTTGTTGGTAGGGGTATATATAATGCGCTTAGCAGCTACCTTACAATGGCTCGAAAAAGTAGGTAAAACCTTAGTTTGGCAACACCTAGTTAAATTTAATAAATATTTAATGCCGATTAACTCGCCATTTAAAGCTCTTGGGTACGGCGCTTTATGGGGCTGGTTACCCTGTGGTTTAGTTTATTCAGCACTTACTTGGGCCATGACCAGCGCAAATGCGCTTGATGGTGCATTAGTAATGCTGTGTTTTGCACTAGGTACATTTCCCGCGATGATCACAATAGGCGTTAGTGCAAAAAAACTCAGCACCCTATTTAATCACCCTTGGACGCGAATAATATTAGGCAGCGTAATAATTTGGTATGGTATTTATTTACTGATCATTGCAACAGATAAGCTTGTGCATTAA
- a CDS encoding FNR family transcription factor, with protein MDFSQGRAKSNCAISCNNCSISQLCLPFSLNGQEMDKLDEIIERKKPLHKGDFLFESGAPLNAIYAVRSGSFKSYTLSEQGDEQITGFHLAGDLVGFDAISKMMHQSFSQALETSMVCEIPFDTLDELAGRLPKLRQQIMRLMSSEITYDQEMLLLLNKKSAEQRLASFIFNLSERFGERGFSRKEFRFTMTRGEIGNYLGLTVETISRLLSRFQKADLIKVEGKFITILDNDALAKAAAIVKPR; from the coding sequence ATGGATTTTTCTCAAGGTCGTGCTAAAAGTAATTGTGCTATTAGCTGTAATAACTGCAGTATCAGCCAGTTATGTTTACCCTTCTCTCTTAATGGTCAAGAAATGGATAAGCTTGACGAAATAATCGAGCGCAAAAAACCATTACACAAAGGCGACTTTTTGTTTGAGTCGGGCGCGCCATTAAACGCTATTTATGCTGTTCGTTCGGGTTCGTTTAAATCTTATACTTTATCTGAGCAAGGCGATGAGCAAATTACAGGTTTTCATTTAGCCGGTGACTTAGTTGGTTTTGATGCAATAAGTAAAATGATGCACCAAAGCTTTTCACAAGCGTTAGAAACATCTATGGTATGCGAAATTCCGTTTGATACCCTTGACGAGTTAGCAGGCAGACTCCCTAAGTTACGCCAACAAATAATGCGCTTAATGAGTAGCGAAATTACCTATGACCAAGAAATGCTGTTACTGCTTAACAAAAAATCTGCCGAGCAACGCTTAGCCAGCTTTATTTTTAACTTATCTGAACGCTTTGGTGAGCGTGGCTTTTCTCGTAAAGAATTTCGCTTTACCATGACCCGCGGCGAAATTGGCAATTACTTGGGTTTAACCGTTGAAACAATTAGCCGTTTATTGAGTCGCTTTCAAAAAGCCGATTTAATAAAAGTTGAAGGCAAATTTATTACTATTTTAGATAACGATGCACTGGCCAAAGCAGCTGCAATAGTAAAGCCCCGCTAA
- the uspE gene encoding universal stress protein UspE, with amino-acid sequence MNTIKRILAVIDPTKDDQHGLARSIDLAKKSGASITAFMTVYDFSYEMTTMLSGDEREAMRKAVLNDRELWLKDLVSPYQNVNIDTQVVWHNRPYEAIINTVIEQSFDLVIKGTHLHSTLKAVILTPTDWHLVRKCPSPVLFVKQMAWPANGNILAAVNAVSENEQHLALNKRIIKDAQFLAELANAQLNLVNAYPATPINIAIEIPEFNPGIYNESVKKHHHQSTNALADEFNLPPEQCFIEEGLPEDVIPDVAKRLNSELVVIGTVGRTGLSAALVGNTAEHVIDSLDCDVLALKPDGYISPLAKD; translated from the coding sequence ATGAACACGATTAAACGCATTCTTGCGGTTATTGACCCCACCAAAGACGACCAGCACGGTTTAGCTCGTTCGATTGATTTAGCTAAAAAATCTGGTGCGAGTATTACCGCCTTTATGACGGTTTACGACTTTTCTTATGAAATGACCACTATGCTCTCTGGCGATGAGCGCGAAGCTATGCGCAAAGCCGTGTTAAACGACCGCGAGCTTTGGTTAAAAGATTTAGTATCGCCTTATCAAAATGTTAATATTGATACACAAGTTGTTTGGCACAATCGCCCGTACGAAGCCATTATTAATACCGTTATTGAGCAAAGCTTTGACCTTGTTATTAAAGGCACTCATCTACACAGTACACTTAAAGCCGTTATTTTAACCCCAACCGATTGGCATTTAGTACGAAAATGTCCATCTCCGGTTTTATTTGTAAAACAAATGGCATGGCCTGCAAATGGCAACATTTTAGCGGCTGTTAATGCAGTGAGCGAAAACGAGCAACACTTAGCGCTTAATAAACGTATTATTAAAGACGCACAATTTTTAGCAGAACTGGCCAACGCCCAACTAAACTTGGTGAACGCCTACCCTGCTACACCAATTAATATTGCCATAGAAATACCTGAATTTAACCCTGGCATTTATAACGAGTCGGTTAAAAAACATCATCATCAATCTACTAATGCACTGGCTGATGAGTTTAATTTACCCCCAGAGCAGTGCTTTATTGAAGAGGGTTTGCCTGAGGACGTTATTCCCGATGTAGCAAAACGTTTAAACAGCGAGTTGGTGGTTATTGGCACTGTAGGGCGTACTGGTTTAAGCGCGGCCTTAGTAGGCAATACTGCAGAGCATGTTATTGACAGCCTAGATTGCGATGTACTGGCACTTAAACCCGACGGGTATATTAGCCCGCTCGCAAAAGATTAA
- the ttcA gene encoding tRNA 2-thiocytidine(32) synthetase TtcA has protein sequence MSHSDQAKAQFNLTKLQKRLRRQTGQAVMDFNMIEEGDRIMVCLSGGKDSYTMLDMLQHLKRVAPIKFELFVVNLDQKQPGFPEHVLPQYLDKLNVEYKIVEEDTYSIVTDIIPEGKTTCSLCSRLRRGILYRTAKELGATKIALGHHRDDMIETLFLNMFYGGKLKSMPAKLMSDNGEHMVIRPLAYCKESDISQYAFVQGYPIIPCNLCGSQENLQRKHTKDMLAKWDAEHPGRIESIFTAIQNVVPSHLADNQLFDFTNLQTGEVIDGGDIALDKPDIPKVPINSLQDEDASTEVVTINLS, from the coding sequence TTGTCTCATTCAGATCAAGCTAAAGCTCAATTTAACTTAACCAAGCTTCAAAAGCGTTTACGCCGCCAAACAGGTCAAGCCGTCATGGACTTTAACATGATTGAAGAAGGCGACCGCATTATGGTGTGCTTATCTGGTGGCAAAGATAGCTACACTATGCTCGACATGCTGCAACACTTAAAACGTGTAGCACCGATTAAGTTTGAGCTATTTGTTGTTAACTTAGATCAAAAGCAACCTGGCTTTCCTGAGCACGTTTTACCCCAGTATCTAGATAAACTAAATGTTGAATACAAAATTGTAGAAGAAGACACCTACAGCATAGTGACCGATATTATTCCTGAAGGTAAAACGACTTGTTCACTTTGTTCGCGCCTGCGCCGGGGTATTTTATACCGTACTGCTAAAGAGTTAGGTGCAACTAAAATTGCGCTTGGCCATCATCGCGATGACATGATAGAAACCCTATTTTTAAATATGTTTTACGGCGGCAAACTTAAAAGTATGCCAGCTAAGCTAATGAGCGATAACGGTGAACATATGGTTATTCGCCCACTTGCATACTGTAAAGAAAGCGATATTAGCCAATATGCCTTTGTACAGGGCTACCCTATTATTCCGTGTAACTTATGTGGCTCGCAAGAAAACCTACAGCGTAAACACACAAAAGATATGTTAGCTAAGTGGGACGCTGAGCACCCAGGTCGTATAGAAAGTATTTTTACCGCTATACAGAACGTTGTACCGTCGCATTTAGCAGATAACCAGTTATTTGATTTTACTAATTTGCAAACTGGCGAAGTAATTGATGGTGGCGATATTGCCCTAGACAAACCAGATATTCCAAAAGTGCCAATTAATAGCTTACAAGATGAAGATGCCAGCACAGAAGTGGTTACTATTAATCTGAGCTAA